One Vicia villosa cultivar HV-30 ecotype Madison, WI linkage group LG5, Vvil1.0, whole genome shotgun sequence genomic window, AAGATTTTTATGAAATTTCCAAATATGTAGTTAAGTATTCTGGGGGGTTGCCGCTAGCTCTGGAAGTCCTTGGGTCTTATTTGTTTGATAGAGAAGTATCTGAGTGGATTTGGGTATTGGAGAAACTCAAAAGAATTCCCAATGATCAAGTacataaaaagttaaaaataagctACGATGGTTTAAATGATCATACAGAGAAAGAAATATTCCTTGACATCGCCTGCTTCTTTATTGGGATGGATCGAAATGATGTTATACATATATTAAACGGTTGTGAATTTTTCGCAGAAATTGGAGTACGCATTCTTGTCGAGCGAAGCCTTGTAACTGTTGATGATAAGAACAAACTTCGCATGCATGATTTACTGCGGGATATGGCAAGAGAAATCATTCGTAAGAAATCACCAAAGAGGCCTGAGAAGCGTAGTAGGTTGTGGTTTCATGAGGATGTGCTTTATGTTTTGTCAAAACATAATGTAAGAACTTCTTATGCTTAGTAACAAATGATTGGTTTAATCACAAGTTTTTATCTGCCTTGTATCTTTTTGTTTTACTTTTTTGCTACATAGCATTTTTACTTATTGGTTCATCATATCTCATAGGGAAGAAAAGTTGTTGAGGGACTGGCTTTGAAGCTGCCAGGTCATAGTACAAAATGTTTTAGTACCAAAGCATTTAAAGACATGGAAGAACTCAGATTGCTTCAACTTTCTGGTGCACAACTTGATGGAGATTTTAAATATCTTTCAAGAAATTTGAGATGGTTGCACTGGAATGGATTTCCTTTATCATGCATACCTTCAAATTTCTACCAAAGAAATTTAGTTTCCATTGAGTTAGAAAACAGCAATATCAAACTTGTGTGGAAAGAGATGCAGGTATTCATTGAGTTCAATTTTTTGTATATGGTTTTCACTATAAGTTAGAAAAAAGATAAAGAACTAACTCACATTGTTATTGCTCATGTTTATCTTTTTATGCTTTATCCGTAAATTCTCTGTAACATTTATGTTCTTGCAGAGGATGGAGAAGCTGAAAATTCTCAATCTTAGTCATTCACATTATCTGACTCAGACCCCCGACTTTTCAAACTTACCTAATCTTGAAAAACTAATACTCAAAGATTGTCCAAGGTTGTCTGAGGTTTCCCATAGCATTGGACATCTCAAGAAAGTTCTTCTGATAAATTTGAAAGACTGTATTCGTCTTTGTAACCTTCCAAGAAACATCTATACGTTGAAATCTCTGAAAACTCTCATTCTATCTGGATGTTTAAAGATTAACAAGTTGGAAGAGGACTTGGAACAAATGGAATCTCTAACCGCTCTGATTGCAGATAACACTACTATAACAAAAGTGCCCTTTTCCGTTGTAAGGTCAAAAAACATTGGATATATTTCTTTGTGTGGATACAAAGGATTCTCCCGCGACGTGTTTCCTTCTATCATTTGGTCTTGGATGTCACCGACAAATAACCTCTCACCCAATGTCATGTCGTCCCTTGTTTCAATAAATGCATCAAATAGTATTTCCCACAATCTATCATCTATTTCCAGAGTCCTTCCTAAGCTTCAAAGTCTTTGGCTGGAGTGTGAATCGGATCTTCAACTATCACAAGATGCAGCAATAATTTTGAATGCTTTAAGTGCAACAAGTTCTAAGGAATTGGAATCAACTGCAACTACATCACAAGTACTAGATGTAAAGACTTTTTCATTAATTGAATGTCGCAGTCAAGTGCAAGTTTCAACAACAAAAACTTCCATGAAATCTCTTTtaattcaaatgggaatgagTTGCATAATCACCAATCTTCTAAAAGAGAAGATCTTACAGGTTTCACTCTCTTTCTGTCTCTTGCGTGTGtctaattgttttgttttttgtatAAACAATATtatgagaaaaattcatataaaaccaAGCAATGCAATTGTATGTACttatttattgaataattgatAAGATGATATTAATATATTgttcaatcaaattttgagtctGTCTTTACTATTTACAGAATTTGTCTGTCGAAGGGTGTGGTAGTTTTTTGCTCCCCGGTGATAACTACCCAGATTGGTTAACTTTCAATTCCGAAGGTTCTTCGGTAACTTTTGAAGTCCCTCAAGTGGAAGACAATAATTTGAAGTCAGTGATGTGCGTTGTCCATTCTTCAAGCCCAGACAATGTTACATCATATGGCCTTAAAAATGTGTTGGTAATAAATTACACAAAGACCACCATTCAACTCTATAAGACAGAGGCGTTATCGTCCTTTGAAAACGAGGAGTGGCAGAGACTAGTATCAACTATGGAAGCTGGTGACAAAGTGGAGATTGCTGTTGTTTTTGAGAAGAATTTCTTTGTGATGAAGACTGCAGTTTATCTCATATATGATGAACTAATAGGCCAAAAATTGGAGCGATGTCATGCACTAGATAAGAATGTTCTTGTTAGTAGTGGTGATGAAAATGAATGCACTGCCAAGAGGATTTCTCCTCAAGTAGAGTCCGCAGATGATTTTAAACAAGAACAGAAAAGAAGAAAACTTGAATGAAGCGTGGTATTGCTGGTTGTGGAGATTGATGAATTATAGTTTCCGACAGTGGATAACACTCAGAGTTGTCGCATCAATGTCATTTATCCACAACATTCTTCAATATCAAAGATCAGACATAATTGCGAGTTATGACTGCAGCCATAGTTAAGACCTAGCGTTATGGTCTTAAATTGATCCATACACACGGTGTGTGCtcgtgttttttttattaaactttacTTATAGTTGGACACAGATCCATCAAGCTCCCAAAGAGTCTTAGCATGCACATCATTATCGTCCACTTCATTTTCGTCATGACGCTGAAAACTACTGAATTTATTTTCTTATGATCCGTATAAATGCTTCTAGATTCTCAGAAGATTGATTCTGAAGATTTTATTACGATACATTTATGGTTTTCCTCATACACTTAGCCATTCAATCTCAATTTTCTTTCAGGTCTCCAAATCATTATACTGAGAACATGGGTGCTAGAACACATTCATAGAAATGGAATGATGAAAAGTGCTTATAaaagtgttcaaaagagagtgatAGAAAGAGTGTTGCTTGCTAGCAATTTTTCGTGGAAAGAATAACAGTGACATATCGATGTTTGACTTAAACAGAAAATGATATTCAAGATTAGTGTTTAATTAGGTTATCCACGCACATCTGATTTCTGTTTAACATAATAATGGATTCAGCTAGCAACTAGCAACTAACAATTTCaatcaagttttcttcttttctgtttttgtttAAAATCATCTGTAGGCTCTACTAGAAGAGAAACCGTCTTGGCAGCGCATTCATTTTCATCACCActaccaacaagaacatccttaTCTAGTGCACAACATTGCTCCATTTGTTTGCCTATTGATTTGTCATATATGAGATAAATTGCTGTCTTCGTCACAATGAAACCGTtgtcaaaaacaacaacaatctcCACTTTGTCACCAGGTTCCATATTTGATACCACTCTCTGCCACTCCTCATTTTCAAAGGAGGCAAACGCGTCTCTCTTATAGAGCTGAATGGTGGTCTTCATGTGATTTATCACCAACACATTTTTAAGGCCATCCGATGTTATGTTATCTGAGCTTGATGAATAGACAAAGCACATCATTGTCTTCAAGTTATGCCCTTTCACTTGCGGTACTATAAAAATTACAGAAGAACCTTCGGAATTGAAAGTTAACCAATCTGGATAACTATCACCAGGGAGCAAGCAACCACCACACGCATTGACAGCCATATTCTGTAAAAAGTGAAAATAGCCTCAGAATTTTATAGGAAATTCTCTCTTTTAATAttgtatatataaaattataacaaTAGATACATGCAAGGGaagggagggagagagagagaccTGTAAGATGCTTTCTTTCAGAATATTGGCAGTTTGGCAATTCGTTCCCATTCGAATTAGAAGAGACTTCATGGATTTTTTTGTTGTAGAAATGTGCACTTGACCACAATATTCAATTAATGTAGAAGTCTTCACCGCTGATACTTGTGATGTAGTTGCAGATGATTCCGATTCCTTAGAATTAGTTGCACTTAAAGCATCTAAAATTGCATCTCGTGAAAGTTGAAGTTCTGAGCCGCACTCTACCAAAAGACTTAGAACCTTTGTAAGGACATCAGAAATAGATGATAGACTGCGGGAACTACTTCTTGACGCATCTAAAGAAACAAGAGATGACATGCTAGCAGGTGTTTGAACTAAGGATGAGAGGTTATTTGTTGGTGACATCCAAGACTGAATGATAGAAGGAATTACTTCGCGTGAGTATCCTTTATAGCCACACAGAGAAATATATCCAATGTTTTTTGACCTGGCTATTGAAAACGGCACTTTTGTTATTGCGGTGTTATGTGCAATCAGAGTGGATAAAGATTCCATTTGTTCCAAATCCTCTTCCAATTTGTCAATCATTAAACACCCAGAAAGAATAAGAGTTTTTAGCGATTTCAACGTATAGATGGTTCTTGGAAGGTTAGAAAGGCTAATACAGTCTTTCAAATTTATCAGAAGTACTTTGTGAAGATGTCCAATGGTATCGGAAACCTCAGGCAACCTTGGACAATCTTTGAGTATTAGCTTTTCAAGATTAGGCATGTTGGAAAAGTCCGGAGTCTCTGTCAGATAGTGAGAATGACTAAGATTGAGAATTTTTAGATTCTCCAACCCCTGCATGAAAAAATACACTAAATATATGAATAGAACTCATTTGACAGGCTAGTCTCCTAAAAAATTCGTGTTGATTCACACTTGTTGTAAATCTTCGCACCATCGTCCAAATTTGAAATGCCAAATTATAAAAGCATTTTTATGATCACAAGTCACAACCATTTCATAGTAAATCTGAGATTTTATAAAGCACGAAACTTTGGATAAGGTATAAAAAATAAGTTTATATAATACAAAAAGTTAAACTGAAAAATTAATACATGCATCTCTTTCTTCAAAAATTTGATATTGCTATTTTCTAACTCAATGGAAACTAAGTTTCTCTGATAAAAATTTCTAGGTATGCATGTAAAAGGAAATCCGTTCCAACACAACCATCTCAAGTTTCTTGAAAGATATTGAAAATCTCCATCAAGTTGTACACCAGCAAGTTGAAGCAATCTAAGATTCTTCATGTTCTCAAATGCTTTGGTACTAAAACATTTTGCATTAGGTGTCAACTTCAAAACTAGCCCCTCAATGGCTTGAGTTCCCTGTgaaatataacaaataaaaaataaaatataagatagataaaaaaaattgtgatgaAAACGATGAAACCAATCATTTTTACTAGGAATTGGAAGCCCATAAGTCATAACAATAATCAACCAATCTCATATTCAAAGCTTTTATGATAATCAACATAATAGATGAATACTGGCGGCTAGCTCATTAATATATGTTTGTTTCACATCTTTTACGCTTTAGATATTTTAAATCCagaataaaagaaaaagtatATGAAGTTCTTACAGTTTGTTCTGACAATACATCCACAACATCCTCGTGAAACCATAACCTGCTACGCTTCTCAAGTTTCTTCGGTGATATCTCACGAATGATTTCTCTTCCCATATCTCGTATCAAATCATGCATTTCAAGTTTGTTTTTACCATCCACTCTTACAAGGC contains:
- the LOC131601291 gene encoding disease resistance protein RUN1-like — protein: MDFPRMHLPDMSLFLESRRRKYDVFLSFRGKDTRASFTSHLYASLQNAGFIVFMDDQSLQRGKFISTSLLRGIKDSSIAVVVFSKNYAGSQWCMRELVEIMEYRCEAVLPVFYHVDPSEVRNQTGEVGKVFRNLLNNHDENEYEAIDWKNALVKLGRIAGFVVSNYRNEGEDIKDIVEKVTHLLDKTDLFVADHPVGVESRVLDMIQLLDTPFSNDVLLLGMWGMGGIGKITIAKSIYNKVGRNFEARCFLANIREVWEQDFGPMYLQERILYDIFKETTTKIQNIESGKSALRERLCHKRILLVLDDVSKLDQLKALCGSRKWFGSGSRIIVTTRDKQIIRGNRVNQVYIMKEMDESESIELFSWHAFKKVSPRENFAEISKNVVKYCGGLPLALEVLGSYLFDRGVTEWECVLEKLKRIPNDQVQKKLKISYNGLNDDTERDIFLDIAFFFIGMDKNDVMHILNGCGLFAEIGISVLVERSLVRVDGKNKLEMHDLIRDMGREIIREISPKKLEKRSRLWFHEDVVDVLSEQTGTQAIEGLVLKLTPNAKCFSTKAFENMKNLRLLQLAGVQLDGDFQYLSRNLRWLCWNGFPFTCIPRNFYQRNLVSIELENSNIKFLKKEMHGLENLKILNLSHSHYLTETPDFSNMPNLEKLILKDCPRLPEVSDTIGHLHKVLLINLKDCISLSNLPRTIYTLKSLKTLILSGCLMIDKLEEDLEQMESLSTLIAHNTAITKVPFSIARSKNIGYISLCGYKGYSREVIPSIIQSWMSPTNNLSSLVQTPASMSSLVSLDASRSSSRSLSSISDVLTKVLSLLVECGSELQLSRDAILDALSATNSKESESSATTSQVSAVKTSTLIEYCGQVHISTTKKSMKSLLIRMGTNCQTANILKESILQNMAVNACGGCLLPGDSYPDWLTFNSEGSSVIFIVPQVKGHNLKTMMCFVYSSSSDNITSDGLKNVLVINHMKTTIQLYKRDAFASFENEEWQRVVSNMEPGDKVEIVVVFDNGFIVTKTAIYLIYDKSIGKQMEQCCALDKDVLVGSGDENECAAKTVSLLVEPTDDFKQKQKRRKLD
- the LOC131601295 gene encoding disease resistance protein RUN1-like encodes the protein MSSSENLWNVDWDADLDGTKFSKYTTRHWDDDHEYNSNIFRNHDVFLSFRGEDTRASFTSHLSASLQNAGINVFKDDQSLQRGDHISSALLRGIYGSRISVIVFSRNYAGSRWCLQELVRIMECKRNVDHVVLPVFYGVDPSEVRRQTGEFGKAFGKSAFELDEYMKQSWRNALREAGGIAGFDVQNYRNENEVIKEIVKKVIHILDISDLFVVDNPVGVESRVQDMIQLLETQQSNDVKLLGIWGMGGIGKTTIAKAIYNKIGRDFEGRSFLANIREVWEQVRGQISLQEQLMHDIFKKTTKIQNIGSGQSILKRRLCGKRVLLVLDDVNELDQVYALCGSCKWFAPGSRIIITTRDKHILRGDRVNKISTMKEMDESESLELFSWHAFKQTSPKEDFYEISKYVVKYSGGLPLALEVLGSYLFDREVSEWIWVLEKLKRIPNDQVHKKLKISYDGLNDHTEKEIFLDIACFFIGMDRNDVIHILNGCEFFAEIGVRILVERSLVTVDDKNKLRMHDLLRDMAREIIRKKSPKRPEKRSRLWFHEDVLYVLSKHNGRKVVEGLALKLPGHSTKCFSTKAFKDMEELRLLQLSGAQLDGDFKYLSRNLRWLHWNGFPLSCIPSNFYQRNLVSIELENSNIKLVWKEMQRMEKLKILNLSHSHYLTQTPDFSNLPNLEKLILKDCPRLSEVSHSIGHLKKVLLINLKDCIRLCNLPRNIYTLKSLKTLILSGCLKINKLEEDLEQMESLTALIADNTTITKVPFSVVRSKNIGYISLCGYKGFSRDVFPSIIWSWMSPTNNLSPNVMSSLVSINASNSISHNLSSISRVLPKLQSLWLECESDLQLSQDAAIILNALSATSSKELESTATTSQVLDVKTFSLIECRSQVQVSTTKTSMKSLLIQMGMSCIITNLLKEKILQNLSVEGCGSFLLPGDNYPDWLTFNSEGSSVTFEVPQVEDNNLKSVMCVVHSSSPDNVTSYGLKNVLVINYTKTTIQLYKTEALSSFENEEWQRLVSTMEAGDKVEIAVVFEKNFFVMKTAVYLIYDELIGQKLERCHALDKNVLVSSGDENECTAKRISPQVESADDFKQEQKRRKLE